Part of the Shewanella eurypsychrophilus genome is shown below.
AGCGGATCCCAAATTAGGATTAGCATACTCAATACTATAATGCTGAAAAAAGCCCGACTTGGGATCTAAGGTATTATCTCCACGACTCGTTTTGGAGATGCTGGCACCAAACAGTAAAAACTCAGGAGAATAATCAATGTCTGATTGGGTGTAATACTCTTTCATCCCTTCAACGGAATAGCTGAGTAGCCAGTTGTTACCCAGTCTTTGTTGTCGGATCACGGCAAGTAAGCCTTTACTGCCCTCAAGCTCACCTGTGTTTGAGTATTTATTTTCATCAGCATCATAGACTTGAGTGACGCCATATTTATCCCTGAGCATACCAAAACGAAATTTGAGCTGGTCATCTAAGGGATGGGTCAACGGGATCGTGTAAGTGGTGAGGTATTTTGGGCGGTCGGGAGACCATTCCAAGCTGGTTTCTTGAGAGTGACCATAGTTGTTTATCTGTGGAGTACGCCAGTTAATACTGACCCTAGGCTCTAATGTGTTGTCTGTCGTATTACCTATATCGACACCAAGACCTAACTCAATGGAGTGGCTGGGTTTTGGGCTTAATTCAACTTTTATGGGTACATCAAGACCTACCGCTTTATCTATCTGAGGTAATACCTTGATATTAGAAAAGTAGCTGGTGTCTAGTAACTCTCTATTTAACCGCGATAAACTTCCAGTGCTATAGGGTGAATTGTCTTCGAAAGGGATGAGTTCATCCAGAAAGCCATCTTGCAGAGTATGACCATCGAAACTCACTGCTCCCATATGGTACCTAAGGCCGGAATCATAATGCAGGGTGATTTTTGCTGTGTTCATATCGCGGTTTACTTCGATGGAAGACTTGATGTATTTTCCGTCAAAATAGCCTCTGGCCACAGCGAGAGTGATGAGCTGAGATTTTACCTGCTCATATACACCATGATTGAGTTTGTCACCCGGTTTGATATTAAGATTATCTAGCCATTGTAGGATAAATGAGTC
Proteins encoded:
- a CDS encoding autotransporter assembly complex protein TamA; translation: MLCNVLCTTSVMASELLTLKITGVSGSLTRNIEAHLGTLPTSKVQRRAFVFNAEDNVNAALNSLGYYHAKIHQEVNNNQDAPWLLSLTITPGKPTLIEWVDLHFDGEILDDSFILQWLDNLNIKPGDKLNHGVYEQVKSQLITLAVARGYFDGKYIKSSIEVNRDMNTAKITLHYDSGLRYHMGAVSFDGHTLQDGFLDELIPFEDNSPYSTGSLSRLNRELLDTSYFSNIKVLPQIDKAVGLDVPIKVELSPKPSHSIELGLGVDIGNTTDNTLEPRVSINWRTPQINNYGHSQETSLEWSPDRPKYLTTYTIPLTHPLDDQLKFRFGMLRDKYGVTQVYDADENKYSNTGELEGSKGLLAVIRQQRLGNNWLLSYSVEGMKEYYTQSDIDYSPEFLLFGASISKTSRGDNTLDPKSGFFQHYSIEYANPNLGSAIQLTRLQTKYKWIETFFDKHRIVSRLDLGVNLADEADLALIPPSLRYFAGGDQSIRGYSYQELGPYIEYENSEGNKAREVVGGRYLMVGSVEYQYYVTPTWRVGTFIDAGNAFDVNQIEPIVSVGGGLHWISPIGPIKLDLGVGLKETETVDRSWRIHLTMGAEL